A segment of the Armatimonadia bacterium genome:
CATTGGTTCAAGTACGGCGGTGACAGCGACACCCACTCCGTCGGTTTCGTGGATCGTCAGTACCAGCCACACACAGAGATGCACGAGGTCATGCAAGCCGTCAACCGGCAGGTCTACCCGCTGGCAGACTTCCTGTCGCGGAAGGGACAGGAGTGAAGTCCTGCGAGTCGGACGTGCTGGTGGCGACACGCTCGCAGACGGGCTGTCGCCGCAAGGAGTGCTGCCCTGGGGAGGTCAGGAGGTAGCGTCATGTGCGCGATCCGATGCTTGCCGGGCCGGGTCAGCGCCCGTCTCATACTGATGACGACCTTCGCAACTGCGTGCCTGATTGTGACTGCGCAGGCCGGGCCTGTGTACTACGTGGACTTCGCCGGCGGGAACGACGCAGCTGACGGTCTGACAAGGGAGACCGCCTGGCGTCATCTGCCCGGCACGCGGACAGGTAGCCTGTGGCAGTCCGGCTACGTCTGCACCGACTTCGGCCAGGGCACGGTTGTCGCACAGCGCCGGCGCTTGCCTCCCGGCACGACACTTCGGCTGAAGGGCGGGACTGTGCAGGAATCCACCGGCGGAGGAGCGGTGCTCCTCAACAGCGACTTCTACGAGGACGGGACACCGGAATCGCCCATCATCCTTGAGCGAGACCCCTCCTGGGGCGAAGGGCCCGTGGTCTTCGACGGTGAGGGCCTGGCCCTGACGAAGTGGGAGGTCCAGTTGCTGCTCCGTGAAGTGGACAACCTTTGGCTTCGTGGCAAGGGACCAGGCGGGATCATCTTCCGCAACAGCCCCAGGGGAGCGATAGCAGTCTTCGGCAGTGCCCAGAGACCGATCCAGGGCACCAGACTCACGGACCTTTTGGTCTCCGGTTTCCATGACTCCGGCGTCGCTGCGAACTGGGCCGAGGGATACGAGGTGACGAGCGTCGAGCTTGATGGCAAGGGCCTTGCCGGCAACGCCGGGTTCCACTTTGGCGAGCACCCCTGCAACAACGGGGTATTCCGCAAATGCGTAGCGCATGACCTGGGCGATGAGCCCGGTGCTCAGGCCGGCGGCACCGATCTCCAGATCGGGTTCTGGCTGGTGAACTCGCGGCATGTGCGCTACGTGGACTGTGCCGCCTATGACAACGAAGGCGATGGCTATGACGTCGGCCTCTACCGGGCCACCGAGGACAACTGCACCGACGACATCCGCTACATCAACTGCCTGAGCCGCAACAACGGCGACGGGTTCGGCGCCAACGCGGGCGAAGGCCTCAAGCACAACCTGCGGTGCTACTACATCAACTGCATCGCAATCGGCAACAGCTTCGGGGGCTTCCACGCCTACGGAGGGACGGCCGAGTACTTCTACACCAATGTGGTCGCGACAGAAAACCGCGACGGCAACTTCCACCTCGGCCCCGATGGCTGGCAGGACAAGACCCGCGTCGCTGTGCACGTGCGCAACAGCATCGGGTACAGGCCGGACACCGGGAAGCGCTTCCACAAAGCGAACCTGGTGACCACTTACATCAAGGGCAGCAGCTTCCGGTTGGATTCAGACTACAACTACTGGGGCGCCGAGCTCACCGCAATTCCGAACTTCTGTTACTGGGATGCCTATGCGGGGCCGGCGCCCTATGCCCGGGCCTACCCCTATGCAAAGGGTCCCGGCAGCGTCACGAGCGATTGGTATCTCCTCGACGAAGACGGGCACCTGAATTGCGACGGGCACTCGCTCGCCGGTGTGGGCGGACCACCAGGCTTCGTCAGCGAGAAGGACCACGACTACCATCTTACGGCCGACTCTGTCCTGCGGGGGCGTGGCTGCGACCTGAGCCGCGAGCCCTGGTACCTGCCGGAGATGGGGATCGACCGCGACAACCGGGAGCGCAAGACCTGGAACATCGGCGCCTACTAGCGACGTGCTCTCAGTGAAGGTCCCTGCCGTTAGCGAAGGAAACAGGACATCGCGTATCCACAAACCCAAAGGCTGAGGTAACCCACATGCTTAGGAGAATGCTCGGTCTGGCAATGGTGCTATGCGCGACGCAAGCCCTGGCCCAGGAGAAGGAACCGGTCGTGCTGGTCTGGGGAGAGCATCTGGCGGCTGCGAACGCTCGTGAGGCTCCCGGGACTCGTAGCTACCTCGAGAACATCGCCCGGTCGCTCGATGCTGTGGGCGTCAAGTACGCAAGGGCCAAGGACTCCGACCTCCCCAAGGGTGCGCTGGAGGGCCACAAGTTCGCGATCTTCCCGTACAACTCCAACCTCACCGAGGAGGAGGACGCAGCGATCCGCAAGTTCGTGGCTCAAGGCGGAAAGCTGTGGGCCAGCCTGACCCGCGACCCGGTCTTGTGTGAGCTGCTCGGGGTGACAGTCACCGGCAGCGGTCCCTCGGACAAGGGTGGCAGCTTCGCCGGCATGGTCTTCTCCGGCGCCGCACCGAGTGGCACGCCCCAGAAGGTCGCCAACGGCTCATGGCAGTGCTACCGCGTCAAGCCTGCCGAGGGCACGCAGGTCCTCGCCAACTGGACCGCGGCCGACGGCAGCGACAGCGGAGTCGCCGCGGTGACGCTCAATACTAACGGCTGCTATCACACCCACATCATCCTGGGCGACGACACGGCGCCGAAGGGTCGCATGTTCCTCGCACTGATCGGCCACTTCTTCCCCGAGCTGTGGCAGTCTGCAGTGCAGGGAGCACTCCCGAATATGACACAGGTGCACGGCTACGCCTCCGTCGAAGCGATCCAGACCGCCCTTGATACTGCTCGCCGTGAGGGGCGCAACACTGCGACATCACAGGAGCGCCTCCGCCGCTTCGAGCAGTGCCGGCAGGAGGCCCTGAAGCGTTCGCAGGCGGGGGACTACGCCGGAGCACTGGAGGCTG
Coding sequences within it:
- a CDS encoding right-handed parallel beta-helix repeat-containing protein yields the protein MCAIRCLPGRVSARLILMTTFATACLIVTAQAGPVYYVDFAGGNDAADGLTRETAWRHLPGTRTGSLWQSGYVCTDFGQGTVVAQRRRLPPGTTLRLKGGTVQESTGGGAVLLNSDFYEDGTPESPIILERDPSWGEGPVVFDGEGLALTKWEVQLLLREVDNLWLRGKGPGGIIFRNSPRGAIAVFGSAQRPIQGTRLTDLLVSGFHDSGVAANWAEGYEVTSVELDGKGLAGNAGFHFGEHPCNNGVFRKCVAHDLGDEPGAQAGGTDLQIGFWLVNSRHVRYVDCAAYDNEGDGYDVGLYRATEDNCTDDIRYINCLSRNNGDGFGANAGEGLKHNLRCYYINCIAIGNSFGGFHAYGGTAEYFYTNVVATENRDGNFHLGPDGWQDKTRVAVHVRNSIGYRPDTGKRFHKANLVTTYIKGSSFRLDSDYNYWGAELTAIPNFCYWDAYAGPAPYARAYPYAKGPGSVTSDWYLLDEDGHLNCDGHSLAGVGGPPGFVSEKDHDYHLTADSVLRGRGCDLSREPWYLPEMGIDRDNRERKTWNIGAY